CAGAAGTAGCAGGTATAAGCCTGCATAGACCAGCAAAAGGCGATGAGCATGACCAGGGAATAGGCAGCGCTCTACTTTTAAGCAATTTCCTATTGGCACAGGATGCTGCAAGCATATGGTCTGGCTAAGCCCCCTATCAGCCTGGCTTAACCAACCTTCACTACAAGGACGTGAACCAGATGAAGACCATCCTGACTAGCCTCACCATCCTGAGCTGCTGCTCCTTCGCATCCGCGGAGGACAAAACCGCCCTCGCCGAAGCAGCCGATGCGATGAAGCCGATCATCGACGTTCCTGCCCAATATCTTGAGAAGAGCATCATGCAGAGTCTTGCCAATGGCAAAGGTCCGCTGGCAGAAGGCGCGAGGACAAACCTCAAGATGCAAGCTCAGCGCGAGAAGGAAGCCAGCCGAGACGCGCGGAAGTCCATGAAGGAATGCATCAAGCCAGGAAACGTCATTGATGATGACGTCAAGGAATGCACCGAAGGATTACGGGAGCGGAGCTGGTAAACCCAATTACGCAGATAAAATACAATAGCAATTGGCCTACTAGCACTCTGCCAATAGGCCATTTCTATACTCAATTAATCTTCAACGAGCTTACAGCTTGCCGGCTTTTAACGAGATCTGGGTATAGAGAGGATGCCAAAATCTGACTATTCTCCTTCGCTACTGACTCAAGAAGATCATTAATCTCGGAAGACAGCCTACCAAGAGCAACTAATTTTTCAGACGTATCAAATATCTTCCTCGACTCATCTGGAACCAGCAGTGACTTTGCATACTCTTTATTATCATTTAGATTCTTCAAGTGCCTTTGAGTTTCAGCAAGAACACTAAGCTCGTAGTACCACGACAGACCGAGCACACTCATATCTGCGTAATACATGGCCGAAGCAATATCAAAACTAGAAAGGTCGATTTTTCTACCTTCCTCCTCTGCGTCAGCTTTGACATTCTTGCAGAGTCGAATGGACTTCCTTAAGCCGCCTCGTGCAGTGTCACACCTATCACCAATTCTTTTAATGTGTAGAAATGGGAAATTATCAAGAGTGCAAGGAACACCTTTATCTAAAATAGTAACGGCACGATCATGCTCAGCCCCAGAGACCTGATAGGCAACGCAGTCGAACCAATGAGATGGAATCACATCAACTGGCCGAGCTAAGGATCCTCCTGAAATTTTAACTGCTTTACTACCTTCAATATTTACATCTGCTGCCGGAAAAGCATCGGGAAGAACCTCCTCAACAGCAGACCTTAGCGTTAAAAGAGTACCCAAAGAAGTTTTGTTTGCCGGATTTCCATATAGGCCAGACTTGCTTTTTGGCCCATGCACAGAATAAGTAAAAAGATCTCGATCCAGCGTCAACAAATCAACATCACTAACCCCTCGAATGTGGACATTCAAAGGCACAGAACCTTGCAAGCGAAACTCCACACCAAGGCCCTTCGCTTCCAATCTACTTTTTAGTTGACTCCCCACTCTCTCAGCAGTCTCAAGGCTAACTCTCGTATATTCAGGAGAAACCTCTTGCATAGCACCAAGCGCATAACGAGTATACGGCTTATCAGCTACTCGCCCCTCCCAGCCTTCTCTATTAAGGCTTTTCGTCAGGACAGAAATTCGCTCATCCAGCGCAATATTACTTAGCCTATCAGTCCCATTGCGGCGAGCACGCATGCGACTCAAATAATTATTGATATTAGCGACCATTCACTCTACTCCTTGTCAAAAAAATCTTCCCGAAGCTAACTCGCCCCCGGCCATTAAAGTACTCACCCTCCGCCTTACTTTCATCCTTGGAAAATATCAATTCGGCGAACCCAACATGCCTTTCTAAATCGCTCTCACCGAGCCTAGGTGTATTCTCGTAATTATAGAGCAATCTATAACCATCAATTTCATCATACATAACCGCAGCAGTAATGCTATTAGATCCCGACTGATCCGTTCGGAGCCCAACACGAATTTTGTCCCAACTCTGAACTATAAAAACCACGCCCTCCCATTCATAAAGAACATCGCCATCCATGTTCAGAGACTTTCCCTGACAACGCCATTCCCCAGCCAAATCTGGAATCTTCAAAAGTCCCCTGAGAGTTCCCACCCTCCAAATGTACTTATCAAAAACAGCATATAGAACGGCAAACACTGCACCGGCGCCAACCAGAGACAGCACCGCAGGAGGAACATTAACGGAAACATTGAAATTTCTCGCCAAATCAACTGCCGACAACAGCATAAAAACAACCACACCCGAAACTACCGCAGAGATCGATCCGATATACCGGCCAACCTTTGCTCTATTGACCCCACCCAACAAAGAATACTCATGCTCTTTCATATCTACTCTCTAGAAAATGGCCATATCCATCCCTAACCTTTACCCTATCCCCCTTACGCCGCGACAAACAGGAAACTTCGAGCATCCCCAGAACTCCTTCCCAACATTTAACCCGCGCCTTGCCGTCCTGATCTTCATTATTTCGTTGCAAACCGGACAGAGTGGAATTTCAGGCGGAGCAGTTTTTTGAGCGGAGTTACTAGCCAACGAAATAGTAGGCGTATCTTCAGAGTAATTAGATATCCAACGTTTCAGAAGAATCCCGTCAACTAGCTGAATATTACGTCCATCTGCAAACGCTTTGGCTTCTTGGGTGTATTTCCCCGAAGTGACAACAAAACCTCCAGCAGCTCCCTCCGCAGCCATCACACCGAAGAATTCACGGATCACTGTGACGCCAACGTTGATGGCCTTCCACTGCTTGCACTGAACCAGGTACTTGTCCGTTCCCAAATGCAGCACGAGGTCAACGCCACCATCCGGCCCATTGCCGCCCTTTTCAATAACGGTGAACCCCTTCCGGCGGAAGGTCTCGCCCACCAGCAGCTCAAACTCGCGCCAGCTAATGCCTTCAATGGTTTGTCCGGACTCTCTTGCGTTCGCCACGTTTGCACGCAGCTTCTTACGTTCGGCTCTGGCAAGCACAGAGCCAATGGCGCCGATCACGAACACCGCAGGCAGCACGAACTGGCCGAAAAAGGCGAAGGTACGGATGAGTTGGCCAGCAACAGACTGCCCCATCTGGTGCAAGTCCTTAGGTACGTCAGGCTGGCTGCTGGCAATAAGATGAAGAATGAGCCAACTGCCCAGGGCAATGAGCAGGCTTACCCACCAGGGCAGACGACTGGCGATCTCTATGAGGTCTTCAATGGCCGAGGTTCTGCGGCGGCGAGCCATCCTTCTCTCCTTTACGCGTCCTTTCATGGCAAGAGGCCATGCAAGGAAGCTAGCGCGAGGCGCTAGTACCCGTAAAGAGTCTAGGGTGACTACATAAGGTGTATTGTCAGAAACAGCCGGTTTAAGTGAGGCCTTTTCGCTTCTGAAAGGCCCGATTTACGGGGCTTCAAGGGTGCGTGAGGTGCCTCTCATGCGATT
The Pseudomonas triclosanedens DNA segment above includes these coding regions:
- a CDS encoding nucleotidyltransferase family protein; translated protein: MVANINNYLSRMRARRNGTDRLSNIALDERISVLTKSLNREGWEGRVADKPYTRYALGAMQEVSPEYTRVSLETAERVGSQLKSRLEAKGLGVEFRLQGSVPLNVHIRGVSDVDLLTLDRDLFTYSVHGPKSKSGLYGNPANKTSLGTLLTLRSAVEEVLPDAFPAADVNIEGSKAVKISGGSLARPVDVIPSHWFDCVAYQVSGAEHDRAVTILDKGVPCTLDNFPFLHIKRIGDRCDTARGGLRKSIRLCKNVKADAEEEGRKIDLSSFDIASAMYYADMSVLGLSWYYELSVLAETQRHLKNLNDNKEYAKSLLVPDESRKIFDTSEKLVALGRLSSEINDLLESVAKENSQILASSLYPDLVKSRQAVSSLKIN
- a CDS encoding restriction endonuclease; amino-acid sequence: MARRRRTSAIEDLIEIASRLPWWVSLLIALGSWLILHLIASSQPDVPKDLHQMGQSVAGQLIRTFAFFGQFVLPAVFVIGAIGSVLARAERKKLRANVANARESGQTIEGISWREFELLVGETFRRKGFTVIEKGGNGPDGGVDLVLHLGTDKYLVQCKQWKAINVGVTVIREFFGVMAAEGAAGGFVVTSGKYTQEAKAFADGRNIQLVDGILLKRWISNYSEDTPTISLASNSAQKTAPPEIPLCPVCNEIMKIRTARRGLNVGKEFWGCSKFPVCRGVRGIG
- a CDS encoding Cap15 family cyclic dinucleotide receptor domain-containing protein, translating into MKEHEYSLLGGVNRAKVGRYIGSISAVVSGVVVFMLLSAVDLARNFNVSVNVPPAVLSLVGAGAVFAVLYAVFDKYIWRVGTLRGLLKIPDLAGEWRCQGKSLNMDGDVLYEWEGVVFIVQSWDKIRVGLRTDQSGSNSITAAVMYDEIDGYRLLYNYENTPRLGESDLERHVGFAELIFSKDESKAEGEYFNGRGRVSFGKIFLTRSRVNGR